The following proteins come from a genomic window of Pseudomonas sp. WJP1:
- a CDS encoding DUF411 domain-containing protein — translation MRTPLRLAALGALFIASLAQAADLIPIEVHRDANCGCCKKWISHLEANGFKVEDHVESNMSEFKQQHGVPPRLASCHTGLINGKFVEGHVPADQVLALSKRDDLLGVAAPGMPMGSPGMEMDGMSDAYQVIGLKKDGTDVVVADYPAH, via the coding sequence ATGCGAACCCCTTTACGTCTGGCTGCCTTGGGCGCCCTGTTCATTGCTTCCCTGGCCCAGGCCGCCGACCTGATCCCGATCGAGGTCCACCGGGATGCCAATTGCGGTTGCTGCAAGAAATGGATCAGCCACCTCGAAGCCAACGGTTTCAAGGTTGAAGACCACGTCGAAAGCAACATGAGCGAGTTCAAGCAACAACATGGCGTTCCGCCGCGCCTGGCGTCGTGCCACACCGGTTTGATCAACGGCAAATTCGTCGAAGGCCATGTGCCGGCCGATCAGGTGCTGGCCCTGAGCAAGCGCGATGACCTGCTGGGCGTTGCCGCCCCGGGCATGCCCATGGGCTCGCCGGGTATGGAAATGGACGGCATGAGCGATGCCTATCAAGTGATCGGCCTGAAAAAGGACGGCACCGATGTGGTGGTGGCGGACTACCCCGCCCATTGA
- a CDS encoding YqaA family protein, which yields MFTACFGLFLAAFGAATLLPLQSEAVLVGLILSDRHWLWLLLAVATLGNVLGSVVNWWLGGAIERFQNRRWFPVSAKHLEHARRHYQRYGHWSLLLSWLPVIGDPLTLVAGVMREPLGRFLLIVTLAKGARYGALALATLGWMG from the coding sequence ATTTTCACCGCCTGCTTCGGCTTGTTCCTGGCTGCATTCGGTGCAGCGACTTTGCTGCCGCTGCAGTCCGAAGCGGTGCTGGTTGGCCTGATACTCAGCGATCGGCACTGGCTGTGGTTGCTGCTGGCGGTCGCCACGCTGGGGAATGTCCTCGGTTCAGTGGTGAACTGGTGGTTGGGCGGCGCCATCGAACGCTTCCAGAACCGGCGCTGGTTTCCAGTCAGCGCCAAACACCTGGAACACGCCCGTCGTCACTATCAACGTTACGGCCACTGGTCGTTGCTGCTCAGCTGGCTCCCGGTGATCGGTGACCCTCTGACCCTGGTGGCCGGCGTCATGCGCGAACCGCTGGGGCGCTTCCTGCTGATCGTGACCCTGGCCAAGGGTGCCCGTTATGGCGCGCTCGCCTTGGCCACCCTGGGGTGGATGGGTTGA
- a CDS encoding alpha/beta fold hydrolase — translation MPLTRSSWLSGLLLTAALPAIAAEGPAYGPELQGFEYPYTVKHFAFESQGKSLQMGYMDVAAHGKANGRSVVLMHGKNFCGATWETSIKALSDAGYRVIAPDQIGFCTSSKPDNYQYTFQQLASNTQQLLKALGIQKATLLGHSTGGMLATRYALQYPEQVEQLALVNPIGLEDWKALGVPYRTVDQWYERELKVNAQGIHDYQRSTYYDGRWKPEFDRWVDMYAGMAKGPGKTQVAWNSALIYDMIFTQPVYYELKDLKVPTLLLIGTADTTAINKDIAPPEVKAKIGHYDVLGKQVAKLIPQSTLVEFPGMGHAPQMEEPAQFHKALLGWLDNTNPVP, via the coding sequence ATGCCCCTTACCCGCTCAAGCTGGCTGTCCGGTCTGCTGCTGACCGCCGCCCTGCCCGCCATCGCTGCCGAAGGCCCGGCCTACGGCCCCGAGCTGCAAGGCTTCGAATACCCCTACACCGTCAAGCATTTTGCGTTCGAGTCCCAGGGCAAATCCCTGCAAATGGGCTACATGGACGTGGCGGCCCATGGCAAGGCCAACGGCCGCAGCGTGGTGCTGATGCACGGCAAGAACTTCTGCGGCGCCACCTGGGAGACCTCGATCAAGGCCCTGAGCGATGCCGGCTACCGGGTCATTGCCCCGGACCAGATCGGTTTCTGTACGTCCAGCAAACCGGACAATTATCAGTACACGTTCCAGCAACTGGCCAGCAACACCCAACAACTGCTCAAGGCCCTCGGCATCCAGAAAGCCACCTTGCTCGGGCATTCCACCGGCGGCATGCTTGCCACCCGTTACGCGCTGCAATATCCCGAGCAAGTTGAGCAGCTGGCGCTGGTCAACCCCATCGGCCTGGAAGACTGGAAAGCCCTCGGCGTGCCCTATCGCACAGTCGATCAATGGTATGAGCGCGAACTGAAAGTAAACGCCCAAGGCATCCACGACTACCAGCGCAGCACCTACTATGATGGCCGCTGGAAACCTGAGTTCGACCGCTGGGTCGACATGTACGCGGGCATGGCCAAGGGCCCTGGAAAAACCCAGGTGGCTTGGAACTCGGCGCTGATCTACGACATGATCTTCACCCAGCCGGTGTACTACGAGCTCAAGGACCTGAAGGTGCCGACCCTGCTGCTGATCGGCACCGCCGACACCACGGCCATCAACAAGGACATTGCGCCGCCTGAGGTCAAGGCGAAAATCGGTCATTACGATGTGCTCGGCAAGCAGGTGGCAAAACTGATTCCGCAGTCGACCCTGGTCGAATTCCCCGGCATGGGCCATGCGCCGCAGATGGAAGAACCGGCGCAGTTTCACAAGGCCTTGCTTGGCTGGCTGGACAACACCAACCCCGTTCCTTGA
- a CDS encoding D-2-hydroxyacid dehydrogenase family protein — protein sequence MALQIAVIDDWQAVARDVVDWSALESIGEVAFIHDYPADNATLADRLGGFDVICVMRERTRFDDDLLRRLPNLNLLVTGGMRNAALDLKAAAALGIQVCGTDSYKHAAPELTWALIMAATRNLVVEANALRAGKWQQGLGGDLHGKTLAILGLGSIGQRVARFGQAFGMRVIAWSENLTAERAAEFDVTYVSKQELFEQADVLSVHLLLSERSRGLVDSQALAWMKPTALLVNTARGPIVDEAALIKALQKQRLGGAALDVFEQEPLPEHHPFRTLDNVLATPHVGYVSQQNYHLFFAQMIEDIQAWSAGKPIRLLS from the coding sequence ATGGCGCTACAGATTGCAGTGATTGATGATTGGCAGGCTGTGGCCCGCGACGTGGTCGACTGGTCGGCGCTGGAGAGCATTGGCGAGGTTGCGTTCATCCACGACTACCCCGCCGACAACGCGACCCTGGCCGATCGCCTGGGCGGGTTTGACGTGATCTGCGTGATGCGCGAGCGCACGCGGTTCGACGACGACCTGCTGCGCCGCTTGCCCAATCTCAACCTGCTGGTCACCGGCGGCATGCGCAATGCCGCCCTCGACCTCAAGGCCGCCGCCGCGCTGGGCATACAAGTCTGTGGCACCGACAGCTACAAGCATGCCGCGCCGGAGCTGACCTGGGCACTGATCATGGCCGCGACCCGCAACCTGGTGGTCGAAGCCAACGCCTTGCGCGCCGGCAAGTGGCAGCAAGGCCTGGGTGGCGACCTGCACGGCAAGACCCTGGCGATCCTGGGACTGGGCAGCATTGGCCAACGGGTCGCCCGCTTCGGCCAGGCGTTCGGCATGCGGGTCATCGCCTGGAGCGAAAACCTCACCGCCGAACGCGCCGCCGAGTTCGACGTGACCTATGTCAGCAAGCAGGAATTGTTCGAGCAGGCCGACGTGTTGTCGGTGCACCTGCTACTCAGTGAACGCAGCCGTGGCCTGGTCGACAGCCAGGCGCTGGCATGGATGAAGCCCACGGCGCTGCTGGTCAACACTGCCCGAGGGCCGATCGTCGATGAAGCGGCGCTGATCAAGGCCCTGCAGAAACAACGCCTGGGTGGAGCGGCGCTGGACGTGTTCGAGCAGGAGCCCTTGCCCGAACATCATCCGTTCAGAACCCTGGACAACGTATTGGCAACGCCCCATGTCGGGTACGTCAGCCAACAGAATTACCATCTATTCTTTGCGCAAATGATCGAGGACATTCAAGCCTGGTCGGCGGGAAAACCGATTCGCCTGTTGAGCTGA
- a CDS encoding tetratricopeptide repeat protein, with translation MNRRLSIVTAPLVLAVALSSSLAWANGEEDTPAKPQCPRGQVFDSKAQRCVKQTSMLLPDADRTDYAYQLAKDGRYEEALALLDTLKQPNTAKALNYRGYATRKLGRTDEGIGYYLQAVKLDPQYALVREYLGEAYVIKGRLDLAQEQLQQIKSICGNTTCEQYQDLAEAINASSKT, from the coding sequence ATGAATCGCCGTCTCTCGATCGTTACTGCACCGCTGGTGCTCGCCGTCGCACTGTCCAGTTCCCTGGCATGGGCCAACGGCGAGGAAGATACCCCCGCCAAACCGCAGTGCCCTCGAGGGCAGGTGTTCGATAGCAAGGCACAACGGTGCGTGAAACAAACCAGCATGCTCTTGCCGGATGCCGACCGTACCGATTACGCCTATCAACTGGCCAAGGACGGGCGTTACGAAGAAGCCCTGGCCCTGCTCGATACGCTCAAGCAGCCCAACACCGCCAAGGCCCTGAACTATCGCGGCTACGCCACGCGTAAACTGGGACGCACCGATGAAGGCATCGGTTATTACCTGCAAGCGGTCAAACTCGACCCGCAGTATGCGCTGGTTCGCGAATACCTCGGCGAAGCCTATGTGATCAAGGGCCGGCTGGACCTCGCCCAGGAACAGCTGCAGCAGATAAAATCGATCTGCGGCAACACCACCTGCGAGCAATACCAGGACCTGGCCGAAGCCATCAACGCGTCATCGAAAACCTGA
- a CDS encoding sigma-70 family RNA polymerase sigma factor has product MARLWRYGLLLSRQRHVAEDLVQATCVRALERGGQFESGTRMDRWLMSILHSIWINEVRTRRVHQGQGVVDVDQALSFDGEQAAQTHVRAAQVIRRVEALPEAQRETVFLAYVEGLSYREVADVLQVPIGTVMSRLAAARLKLAEYPPLHTVPNPSTGERR; this is encoded by the coding sequence CTGGCGCGATTGTGGCGCTATGGCCTGCTGTTGTCCCGACAACGGCATGTGGCCGAGGACCTGGTGCAGGCGACCTGCGTGCGGGCGCTCGAACGCGGCGGGCAGTTCGAATCGGGCACGCGCATGGACCGTTGGCTGATGAGCATTCTGCATTCGATCTGGATCAATGAAGTGCGCACCCGCCGAGTGCACCAGGGCCAGGGCGTGGTGGATGTCGATCAAGCCCTGTCATTCGATGGCGAACAGGCGGCGCAGACCCATGTGCGCGCCGCGCAGGTGATCAGGCGCGTCGAGGCGTTGCCCGAGGCCCAGCGCGAAACAGTGTTCCTGGCCTACGTCGAAGGATTGTCCTACCGCGAAGTGGCCGATGTGTTGCAAGTCCCCATCGGCACCGTGATGAGCCGACTGGCCGCCGCCCGGCTGAAACTGGCCGAGTATCCGCCGCTGCACACGGTGCCGAACCCTTCCACCGGAGAACGTCGATGA
- a CDS encoding anti-sigma factor family protein, whose translation MNAKLSDEQLVAYLDNQLDAEQRTRIDAAIAEDPMLGLRLQWLDRSSMPFKSAYDEVTRQAPVERLQAMLDTLPAPARPGLSRRWFLAAAAGLLAGGVLADRLFLGWQTSQQTHNWRGLVADYMVLYVPETLDHLPSDETTQLAQLRTIDARLGLNLAPAKLALPRAQFKRAQILEYDGVAIAQITYLDPVHGPMALCVTRSNSGSRHFAKERRHGMNIVYWADMEHAWMLIGRHPVGDLEEMATQLRGRMGA comes from the coding sequence ATGAACGCGAAACTGTCGGATGAGCAACTGGTGGCCTACCTGGACAACCAGCTCGATGCCGAACAACGCACCCGCATCGATGCCGCCATCGCCGAAGACCCGATGCTCGGCCTGCGCCTGCAATGGCTGGACCGCAGCAGCATGCCATTCAAATCGGCTTACGACGAAGTCACTCGACAAGCCCCGGTCGAGCGCCTGCAGGCCATGCTCGACACCTTGCCGGCCCCTGCACGCCCGGGGCTGAGTCGGCGCTGGTTCCTCGCGGCAGCCGCCGGATTGCTGGCCGGTGGTGTGCTGGCGGACCGTTTGTTCCTCGGCTGGCAAACCAGTCAGCAAACGCACAACTGGCGCGGGCTGGTCGCCGACTACATGGTGCTCTATGTACCGGAAACCCTCGACCACCTACCCAGTGACGAAACTACGCAACTGGCGCAGCTGCGCACTATCGATGCGCGCCTGGGCCTCAATCTTGCGCCGGCAAAACTGGCGTTGCCCCGCGCCCAGTTCAAACGCGCACAAATCCTTGAGTACGACGGCGTGGCCATCGCCCAGATTACCTACCTGGATCCGGTTCACGGCCCGATGGCCCTGTGCGTCACGCGCTCCAACAGCGGCAGCCGGCATTTCGCCAAGGAGCGACGGCACGGGATGAACATTGTTTATTGGGCGGATATGGAACATGCCTGGATGCTGATCGGGCGTCATCCAGTGGGGGATCTGGAGGAGATGGCCACGCAGTTGCGCGGCCGGATGGGTGCCTGA
- a CDS encoding trypsin-like serine peptidase, translating to MKKSSKVIVLLLSIYTSASWADSMLGPARPTTVVPAGGIPDLISVSEPKAKRFFAVGLFTSTIGVGWRCTATLIASSKTPDPAQPALMLTAGHCANPSGLTGDNEVVIDRPMPPGWQFIPAFFHDNKDDHIPVPVKRIVYSSMKSTEIAVLELDATYGELSSRQIEPLVLTSFNTSTQKIDIAHIPLGPFPGGSFLRYSACNVMSARPVFEGYYPIREDLPWFWPKALPSDCIGVYGGSSGSPVFDKDGKRVVGVLSTAVAPSLNGCGFARPCEITGDGMKSRPDAVYFNSVDQILLALKADNTLDLSKLDQGDGVGLTRVGSWSTRSEVADASGKLQPARWNLKIDPAFQRIRYKTGPAGSIQCDQPKGYGESLPVADQPFLQLPVDSKEGIQAICVIGQKTGQTAWQLERHATIKLRQIDNTAPVDRPVIVLAEDNSEFWVVLSLLNLNEIVSVYVKYGPLDSTDCANADGYVLQVSEEPIDLPKPANWRFCTYGTDEAGNESPPVSRDFEASRKG from the coding sequence ATGAAAAAGTCTTCCAAGGTTATCGTCTTATTATTAAGTATTTACACCAGTGCAAGTTGGGCCGACAGTATGTTGGGGCCTGCGAGGCCTACAACTGTCGTGCCCGCAGGCGGCATTCCCGATTTGATTTCAGTCTCAGAACCAAAAGCGAAACGTTTTTTCGCAGTCGGCCTCTTTACATCCACGATCGGGGTGGGCTGGCGTTGTACCGCCACGCTGATCGCCAGCAGCAAAACCCCGGACCCCGCCCAACCGGCTCTTATGTTGACAGCGGGGCATTGTGCCAACCCTTCAGGACTTACCGGTGATAATGAAGTGGTGATCGATAGACCCATGCCGCCGGGCTGGCAATTCATCCCTGCGTTTTTTCATGACAATAAGGATGACCATATTCCTGTCCCTGTCAAACGTATCGTTTATTCAAGTATGAAGTCCACCGAGATCGCTGTTCTGGAGTTGGACGCCACTTATGGAGAGTTGAGTTCTCGGCAAATAGAACCTCTGGTGTTGACGAGTTTCAACACCTCGACGCAAAAAATTGACATCGCGCATATTCCCCTGGGGCCCTTTCCGGGAGGATCCTTCCTGCGTTACTCGGCGTGCAATGTGATGTCGGCGCGGCCAGTTTTTGAAGGTTACTATCCGATTCGCGAAGACTTGCCGTGGTTCTGGCCCAAAGCGTTGCCCAGTGATTGTATCGGGGTGTACGGTGGTTCTTCCGGTTCGCCGGTCTTTGATAAAGACGGTAAGCGCGTGGTGGGTGTTTTGAGCACTGCGGTAGCACCATCGCTGAATGGTTGTGGGTTTGCTCGACCTTGTGAAATCACCGGCGATGGCATGAAGAGTCGTCCGGATGCGGTCTATTTCAATTCGGTCGATCAGATACTGCTCGCGTTGAAAGCCGATAACACACTCGATTTGAGCAAACTTGATCAGGGGGATGGTGTTGGTTTGACCCGAGTGGGGTCCTGGTCAACCCGTTCGGAGGTTGCGGATGCTTCGGGTAAATTGCAACCGGCCCGATGGAATCTGAAGATCGACCCAGCGTTCCAACGCATTCGCTACAAAACCGGCCCGGCCGGTTCTATTCAGTGTGATCAGCCCAAAGGATACGGCGAATCGTTGCCTGTAGCGGATCAGCCATTTCTCCAGCTGCCGGTTGACTCGAAAGAGGGTATACAGGCGATCTGCGTGATTGGTCAAAAAACGGGTCAGACGGCTTGGCAGTTGGAACGTCATGCCACGATTAAGTTGCGTCAAATAGACAATACGGCACCGGTGGATCGCCCTGTTATCGTGCTTGCGGAAGACAACTCTGAATTCTGGGTAGTGCTGTCTCTTTTGAATCTAAATGAGATCGTAAGTGTTTACGTTAAGTACGGGCCTCTGGATTCGACAGACTGTGCAAATGCGGATGGATACGTTCTTCAGGTATCAGAGGAACCAATCGATCTACCTAAACCGGCTAACTGGCGCTTTTGCACTTATGGTACGGATGAAGCCGGTAATGAATCGCCTCCTGTAAGTCGGGATTTCGAGGCGAGTCGCAAGGGCTAA
- a CDS encoding ATP-binding protein, whose amino-acid sequence MFRILFRLYLVTIVSFSAAIYLVPDLVIKVFHERFLTYNLDYSRGLQTLMVKQFKVVPVEQWPALAAEMDKEFHPLHILLSSNDDAEFSLEEQQRLQRGENVVRIGDWGWRTLAVAPLDERTVVQMVVPPDPMDVSLLYWSINVLIGATMLACLLLWLRPHWRDLERLKSAAERFGKGHLGERTQIAANSNIGSLANVFDTMAGDIENLLNQQRDLLNAVSHELRTPLTRLDFGLALALSDDLPTASRERLQGLVDHIRELDELVLELLSYSRLQNPARLPEPIEVPLDEFIDSILGSVDEEQSPDIVIDVLLHGQLERFSLDPRLTARALQNLLRNAMRYCEKRIQVGVQVCAKGCEIWVDDDGIGIPDDERERIFEPFYRLDRSRDRATGGFGLGLAISRRALEAQGGSLTVQASPLGGARFRLWLPAPG is encoded by the coding sequence ATGTTCAGAATCCTCTTTCGCCTGTACCTGGTGACCATCGTTTCGTTCAGCGCCGCGATCTACTTGGTGCCGGACCTGGTGATCAAGGTCTTTCACGAGCGTTTCCTCACCTACAACCTCGATTATTCCCGGGGGCTGCAAACCCTGATGGTCAAGCAGTTCAAAGTCGTCCCGGTCGAGCAATGGCCGGCCCTGGCGGCGGAAATGGACAAGGAGTTCCATCCGCTGCACATCCTGCTCAGCAGTAACGACGATGCCGAGTTTTCCCTCGAGGAACAGCAGCGTTTGCAACGCGGCGAAAACGTTGTGCGCATCGGCGACTGGGGCTGGCGCACCCTGGCGGTGGCACCGCTGGACGAACGCACGGTGGTGCAAATGGTCGTGCCGCCGGACCCGATGGACGTGAGCCTGTTGTACTGGAGCATCAACGTGCTGATCGGCGCGACCATGCTCGCCTGCCTGTTGCTGTGGCTGCGTCCGCACTGGCGTGACCTGGAACGCCTCAAAAGCGCGGCGGAGCGCTTCGGCAAGGGGCACCTGGGCGAGCGTACGCAGATTGCCGCCAACTCCAACATCGGCAGCCTGGCCAACGTCTTCGACACCATGGCCGGTGACATCGAAAACCTGCTGAATCAACAGCGCGATCTGCTCAACGCGGTGTCCCACGAATTGCGCACGCCATTGACCCGCCTGGATTTCGGCCTGGCCCTGGCCCTTTCCGATGATTTGCCGACCGCCAGCCGCGAGCGTTTGCAAGGGCTGGTCGATCACATTCGTGAACTCGACGAGCTGGTACTGGAATTGCTCTCCTACAGCCGCCTGCAAAACCCCGCGCGGCTGCCCGAGCCCATCGAAGTGCCGCTGGATGAATTCATCGACAGCATCCTGGGCAGCGTCGATGAAGAACAATCGCCCGACATCGTCATCGACGTGTTGCTGCACGGCCAGCTCGAGCGCTTCAGCCTCGACCCGCGCCTGACCGCCCGCGCCCTGCAAAACCTGCTGCGCAACGCCATGCGCTACTGCGAAAAACGCATTCAGGTTGGCGTACAGGTGTGCGCCAAAGGCTGTGAGATCTGGGTGGACGATGACGGGATCGGCATCCCGGATGACGAGCGCGAGCGCATTTTCGAGCCGTTCTACCGACTCGATCGCAGCCGGGACCGTGCGACCGGCGGGTTTGGCCTGGGGCTGGCGATCAGCCGTCGGGCGCTGGAGGCCCAAGGTGGTTCGTTGACCGTGCAAGCGTCGCCATTGGGCGGGGCGCGGTTTCGGTTGTGGTTGCCTGCGCCGGGTTGA
- a CDS encoding response regulator transcription factor has translation MPNILLVEDDTALAELIASYLERNGYSVNVITRGDQVRERARLTPPDLVILDLMLPGLDGLQVCRLLRADSATLPILMLTARDDSHDQVLGLEMGADDYVTKPCEPRVLLARVRTLLRRSSLAEPLAANDRILIGNLCIDLSERTVTWRGQPVEMSSGEYNLLVVLARHAGEVLSRDQILQRLRGIEFNGTDRSVDVAISKLRRKFDDNAGEARKIKTVWGKGYLFSRSEWEC, from the coding sequence ATGCCCAACATCCTCCTGGTCGAAGACGACACCGCACTCGCCGAGCTGATCGCCAGCTACCTGGAACGCAACGGTTACTCCGTCAACGTGATCACCCGAGGCGATCAGGTGCGCGAGCGCGCACGGCTCACGCCACCGGACCTGGTGATCCTCGACTTGATGCTGCCCGGTCTCGATGGCCTGCAAGTCTGCCGGTTGCTGCGCGCCGACTCGGCAACCTTGCCGATCCTCATGCTCACCGCCCGCGACGACAGCCACGACCAGGTGCTGGGCCTGGAAATGGGCGCCGACGACTACGTCACCAAACCCTGCGAACCCCGGGTGCTGCTGGCCCGGGTGCGCACCTTGCTACGGCGTAGCAGCCTCGCCGAGCCATTGGCGGCCAATGACCGCATCCTCATCGGCAACCTGTGCATCGACCTGTCCGAGCGCACGGTGACCTGGCGCGGGCAACCGGTGGAGATGTCCAGCGGCGAGTACAACCTGCTGGTGGTGCTGGCCCGGCATGCCGGCGAAGTGTTGAGCCGCGACCAGATCCTGCAGCGCCTGCGCGGCATCGAGTTCAACGGGACCGACCGCTCGGTGGACGTGGCCATCTCCAAGCTGCGGCGCAAGTTCGACGACAATGCCGGCGAGGCCCGCAAGATCAAGACCGTGTGGGGCAAGGGTTATCTGTTCAGTCGATCCGAGTGGGAATGCTGA
- a CDS encoding efflux RND transporter periplasmic adaptor subunit has protein sequence MSKNPLARLSLIALALALGACDKSSVAEEQPPLASVRIETIETRPLSISSELTGRIAAPRMAEVRARVAGVVLQQAFREGSDVKKGEVLFRIDPAPFKADLDSAEAVLRKAEANAFQARLQEQRYAQLIDDKAISGQDYDNARANARQTAADVAASKAMVERARLNLGYATVTAPISGRIGRALVTEGALVGQNETTPLALIQQLDPIHADLTQSTRELNDLRRAYRSGQLQEVGQGQAKATLIEDDGSLYPLPGKLLFTDITVDPGTGQVILRSEFPNPDLDLLPGSFVRVRLEQAVNQQGISVPQRAIQRDSAGIAQVLLLDAEQRVSQQPVELGPVQNDRWVVTGGLKPGDRIVIEGLQHARPGEKVQIDDTPLPLAQVSGQ, from the coding sequence ATGTCAAAGAATCCGCTTGCCAGGCTCAGCCTGATAGCACTGGCGTTGGCGCTGGGCGCGTGCGACAAGTCCTCGGTCGCCGAAGAGCAGCCGCCGTTGGCCAGCGTTCGCATCGAAACCATCGAAACCCGCCCGCTGTCGATCAGCAGCGAACTGACCGGGCGCATTGCCGCCCCGCGCATGGCCGAGGTACGCGCCCGGGTCGCAGGCGTGGTGCTGCAACAAGCCTTTCGCGAAGGCAGTGACGTGAAAAAGGGCGAGGTACTGTTCCGTATCGATCCGGCGCCCTTCAAGGCTGACCTCGACAGCGCTGAAGCGGTACTGCGCAAGGCCGAGGCCAACGCGTTCCAGGCCAGACTGCAAGAGCAGCGTTACGCCCAGTTGATCGATGACAAGGCCATCAGCGGCCAGGACTATGACAACGCACGGGCCAACGCCCGGCAAACCGCCGCCGACGTGGCCGCCAGCAAGGCGATGGTTGAACGCGCCCGGCTGAACCTTGGCTACGCCACCGTCACCGCGCCGATTTCCGGACGCATCGGCCGCGCGCTGGTCACCGAAGGCGCGCTGGTCGGGCAGAACGAAACCACGCCCCTGGCGCTGATCCAGCAACTCGATCCGATCCATGCCGACCTGACCCAATCGACCCGCGAACTCAACGACCTGCGCCGGGCGTACCGCTCCGGCCAGTTGCAGGAAGTCGGTCAAGGCCAGGCCAAGGCCACCCTGATCGAGGACGACGGTAGCCTCTATCCGTTGCCCGGCAAGCTGCTGTTCACCGACATCACCGTCGACCCGGGCACCGGCCAGGTCATCCTGCGCAGTGAATTCCCCAACCCGGATCTCGACCTGCTGCCTGGCAGCTTCGTGCGCGTACGCCTGGAGCAAGCGGTCAACCAGCAAGGCATCAGCGTGCCGCAACGGGCCATCCAGCGTGACAGCGCCGGCATCGCCCAGGTGTTGCTGCTCGATGCAGAACAGCGCGTCAGCCAGCAGCCGGTCGAGCTGGGGCCGGTGCAGAACGACCGTTGGGTCGTCACCGGCGGGCTGAAACCGGGCGATCGCATCGTCATCGAAGGCCTGCAACACGCCCGT